A single genomic interval of Adhaeribacter pallidiroseus harbors:
- a CDS encoding IS5 family transposase, translating into MPKKKLKFTRQHFCALTTAQRQVIKEIIDNGRKRKHNLLEVVQAILRITRTGLQWRNLEGAYPPWPVVYYYFRKWQADGTWAQVLTALVRKERQRQKREEQASAVAVDSQSVKKASFISLETGIDGGKNVNGRKRHLAVDTLGLPLALHVSSAQEHDGQAGVELLWQLEQASNRLTLIRADQAYSGYFKDCAQLYEWSVEITQKPESQRGFVPQKGRWQVERSFAWLNFFRRLSKDYEKTTASSLCFLQLAFIDMLLARVPN; encoded by the coding sequence ATGCCGAAGAAGAAACTAAAGTTTACCCGTCAGCACTTCTGTGCGTTGACTACTGCCCAAAGGCAAGTTATAAAAGAAATTATTGACAATGGCCGGAAACGTAAACATAATTTGTTGGAGGTAGTGCAAGCCATTCTACGGATTACCCGTACTGGCCTGCAATGGCGGAACTTGGAAGGAGCTTATCCGCCCTGGCCAGTAGTGTATTACTACTTTCGCAAGTGGCAAGCCGATGGTACTTGGGCCCAAGTGTTAACCGCCTTGGTGAGAAAGGAGCGCCAAAGGCAAAAACGAGAGGAGCAAGCCTCGGCCGTGGCCGTGGATAGTCAGAGCGTGAAGAAAGCCAGTTTTATTTCCCTGGAAACAGGGATAGATGGCGGTAAAAACGTGAATGGGCGCAAACGGCATCTAGCCGTGGACACGTTGGGCTTACCGCTGGCCCTACATGTTTCTTCGGCCCAAGAGCACGATGGGCAAGCAGGGGTGGAACTGCTCTGGCAGCTGGAGCAAGCTTCTAATCGGCTCACCTTGATTCGAGCTGACCAAGCTTATAGCGGCTACTTTAAAGACTGTGCCCAGCTTTATGAGTGGTCAGTAGAGATCACGCAAAAGCCGGAAAGTCAAAGGGGATTTGTGCCCCAGAAAGGCAGATGGCAGGTAGAAAGAAGTTTCGCTTGGTTAAACTTCTTTCGCCGTTTGAGCAAGGATTATGAGAAAACTACCGCTTCTTCCCTCTGCTTTCTGCAGCTGGCTTTTATTGATATGCTTTTGGCAAGAGTACCTAACTAA
- a CDS encoding DUF2079 domain-containing protein codes for MIAPALKSHKSLLLLLIVFGIIYGLISLVNHYNFRTYALDLGLVNHAIYDYAHFRVNYSTLLLDAAPMNFLGSHFTLLPVLFSPLYWLFGSYTMLLVQIMAVLFGGIGIYVYCQHRTTLSWLPLVVTAQFYLMWGIYSALAYDYHDNVVGAMFLPWFLHYFGRQKYRKALVYFVLLVISKENMALWGIFIAVACLGKYYSDQSARKVAFGLAIFSTGYFIVVTSVIMPQLNTTHHQFAQLIRYQHLGKSMGSIVQYIVQHPQVLIPHLFLNTTGNPQFNFIKAELYGMILLSGGVALLFRPWYLFMLLPVFAQKLLTHDFMLWGINYQYSIEFAPVLALATFDLSSQFKPKMQKRFLLLCLGLTLAATSVTLVKRKSKWFMKPLVQFQRPMHYRSLFEREKLHDILKAVPGQVPVSASSCLTPRLVNREKLYHFPVIRDALFILLVKNTEEGTYPLSPAEYSQKIAELRQNFAFKVILEDSQIIIFKRKLL; via the coding sequence ATGATTGCTCCGGCACTTAAAAGCCACAAAAGTTTATTGCTGCTCCTGATCGTATTCGGGATTATCTACGGGCTAATTTCGCTGGTAAATCATTATAACTTCCGTACCTATGCGCTTGATCTGGGGTTGGTAAATCATGCTATTTACGATTACGCGCACTTCCGGGTAAATTACTCCACGCTTTTGTTAGATGCAGCACCCATGAACTTTCTGGGATCGCATTTTACTTTATTGCCTGTTTTATTCTCCCCCTTGTATTGGTTGTTTGGGTCGTACACCATGCTGCTGGTGCAGATTATGGCGGTATTGTTCGGCGGAATAGGCATTTACGTCTATTGTCAGCACCGAACCACCTTATCGTGGTTGCCTTTAGTGGTCACGGCCCAATTTTATCTGATGTGGGGCATTTATTCGGCCTTAGCTTATGATTACCACGATAACGTGGTGGGTGCTATGTTTTTACCTTGGTTTTTACATTACTTCGGTCGGCAGAAATACCGGAAGGCGCTGGTTTATTTTGTGTTGTTGGTAATCAGCAAAGAGAACATGGCCTTGTGGGGCATTTTTATCGCGGTAGCTTGTCTGGGTAAATACTACTCCGATCAATCTGCCCGCAAGGTGGCATTCGGATTGGCCATTTTCAGCACTGGCTATTTTATCGTAGTTACGTCGGTAATTATGCCCCAACTAAATACCACACACCACCAGTTTGCGCAGTTAATCCGGTACCAACATTTAGGCAAATCTATGGGTAGTATTGTGCAATATATCGTGCAGCACCCGCAAGTATTAATTCCGCATTTATTTTTAAATACAACTGGCAACCCGCAGTTTAATTTTATTAAAGCTGAGTTATACGGGATGATTTTGCTTTCGGGGGGAGTGGCTTTACTGTTCCGGCCCTGGTATTTGTTTATGCTATTGCCGGTTTTTGCCCAAAAATTACTAACGCACGATTTTATGCTCTGGGGCATTAATTACCAATATTCCATTGAGTTTGCGCCCGTACTGGCCCTAGCTACTTTTGATTTATCCAGCCAATTTAAACCTAAAATGCAGAAGAGGTTTTTACTCCTATGTTTAGGGTTAACGCTGGCCGCTACCAGCGTTACCTTGGTAAAACGAAAATCAAAATGGTTTATGAAACCGTTGGTTCAGTTTCAACGGCCCATGCATTACCGGTCGCTTTTTGAACGGGAGAAGCTGCATGACATCTTAAAAGCAGTTCCCGGCCAGGTACCGGTTAGCGCTTCCTCGTGCCTCACTCCACGTTTAGTAAACCGTGAAAAGCTGTATCACTTTCCGGTAATCCGCGATGCTTTGTTTATTTTGTTGGTTAAAAATACCGAAGAAGGTACGTATCCGCTCAGCCCCGCTGAATACTCCCAAAAAATAGCGGAACTCCGGCAGAACTTTGCTTTTAAGGTAATTCTTGAAGATTCCCAGATAATCATATTCAAGAGAAAGTTGCTATAA
- a CDS encoding GyrI-like domain-containing protein has protein sequence MPLETIALDELYIIGISVRTSNANGQAQTDIGELWSRFFRQNVINQIADKISPDLYCVYTDYESDHTGPYNTVLGCKVPNLQDIPAGLTGITIPAANYQIYTSQGKLPDCVGETWQSIWQNAQNRRYAADFDVYGPEAQNPESAIVKTYLSVVT, from the coding sequence ATGCCGTTGGAAACTATCGCACTTGATGAACTTTATATAATAGGCATTTCGGTTAGAACTTCTAACGCCAACGGGCAGGCCCAAACCGATATTGGCGAACTCTGGAGTCGGTTCTTCCGCCAGAATGTCATAAACCAGATTGCGGATAAAATCAGCCCGGATCTTTATTGCGTTTACACCGACTACGAGAGCGACCATACCGGACCCTACAACACGGTTTTAGGTTGTAAAGTACCTAACTTACAGGATATTCCAGCTGGATTAACCGGGATCACCATACCGGCGGCTAATTACCAGATTTATACTTCGCAGGGCAAATTACCCGATTGTGTGGGAGAAACCTGGCAGTCTATCTGGCAAAACGCCCAAAACCGAAGATACGCCGCCGATTTTGATGTATACGGTCCGGAAGCGCAAAATCCCGAATCGGCTATTGTAAAAACGTACCTTTCGGTTGTTACTTAG
- a CDS encoding OsmC family protein, with amino-acid sequence MKVELKRVDNAFHFEAVGAAGVPVNIDANPEVGGNNAGARPMEMILMGLGGCSAIDITLILKKQKQEITDFRIHIDGDREANATPAVFTNIRIHYALSGNLDEQKVKRAIDLSMDKYCSVTAILNKTAQISYTFSINAVSVEV; translated from the coding sequence ATGAAAGTTGAATTAAAACGCGTCGATAATGCCTTCCATTTTGAGGCAGTAGGTGCAGCGGGCGTACCCGTAAATATAGATGCTAACCCCGAAGTTGGCGGAAACAATGCCGGTGCCCGTCCCATGGAAATGATTTTGATGGGTTTAGGTGGTTGCAGCGCCATTGATATTACCCTGATTTTAAAAAAACAAAAGCAGGAAATTACGGACTTCCGCATTCACATTGATGGTGACCGGGAGGCCAACGCTACGCCGGCGGTTTTCACCAACATCCGCATTCATTATGCCTTGTCGGGTAACCTGGATGAGCAAAAAGTAAAACGCGCCATTGATTTGTCGATGGACAAATACTGCTCGGTTACGGCTATTTTAAATAAAACCGCGCAAATTTCGTATACCTTTTCCATTAACGCCGTTTCGGTAGAGGTGTAA
- a CDS encoding SDR family oxidoreductase, which produces MDLNLSQKRAIVCGSTQGIGKAIALELAQMGASVTLIARNEEKLRATLPELDQAAGQQHDYICADFANPDDLAVKIKAYVATQPSIHILINNTGGPSGGPIIEAGLDEFKQAFSNHLICNHILVQAVVPLMQQAQYGRIINIISTSVKQPLPGLGVSNTIRGAVANWAKTLSLELAPFGITVNNVLPGATVTARHTSLIQTKAEKTGQSIEQIESEMLAGIPAKRFGSSAEVAAAAAFLASPAAAYINGINIPVDGGRTGNL; this is translated from the coding sequence ATGGATTTAAACTTAAGTCAAAAAAGAGCGATTGTGTGTGGCAGCACGCAGGGCATCGGCAAAGCCATTGCGTTGGAACTGGCCCAAATGGGCGCTTCAGTTACCTTAATAGCCCGCAACGAAGAAAAGCTACGAGCTACTTTACCGGAACTAGATCAAGCAGCTGGTCAGCAGCACGATTATATCTGCGCCGATTTCGCGAACCCCGATGATTTAGCTGTTAAAATAAAAGCCTACGTGGCCACTCAACCGTCAATCCATATTTTAATCAATAACACGGGTGGCCCCAGCGGCGGACCCATTATAGAGGCGGGTTTAGATGAGTTTAAACAAGCTTTTTCCAACCATTTAATTTGTAATCATATTTTGGTGCAGGCCGTGGTGCCACTCATGCAGCAAGCGCAATACGGGCGTATTATTAATATTATTTCTACGTCCGTAAAGCAGCCCTTGCCGGGCTTGGGCGTTTCTAATACTATCCGGGGAGCGGTGGCGAATTGGGCCAAAACGTTATCGTTGGAATTAGCGCCCTTTGGCATTACCGTAAATAATGTTTTACCTGGGGCTACGGTTACGGCCCGCCATACGTCGCTCATCCAGACCAAGGCCGAAAAAACCGGCCAAAGCATTGAGCAAATAGAATCAGAAATGCTGGCAGGCATCCCGGCTAAACGCTTCGGCAGTTCCGCGGAAGTAGCGGCCGCGGCCGCTTTTTTGGCTAGCCCGGCGGCGGCTTACATTAATGGCATTAATATTCCGGTAGATGGCGGCCGAACCGGTAATTTATAG
- a CDS encoding helix-turn-helix domain-containing protein — MNIAPLDLILLLGSLQGIILFFLLWYNPKGPRLPNKLLASLMGLMGLMSFAVGVPVANIWISHMLDLLPFIVAMPLGPLLYFYAKALLQPDFQMGRREKYHFYPVVIDFGAKLIGWTFIFGVLLGAFDPQNSLPWANAMDAYNTYSDIPRWISLTTYLWFTHRLLSRQTKTDENLPEEQQHHIGWLKPLVRVFFVFQLIWLVHLIPYIIPATRNGLLDTFGWYPIYIPITILIYWIGLRGYFHTQKNFTANNRKVPATLLPAETANETIHLLQKAMATDQLYLDPELTVEKLGRHVGIPAKIISAVLNQHLQKSFNTFVNGYRVAEIKKRLLDPVNQSSTLVGIAFDCGFNSQATFQRAFRSETNQSPKEFIAGQLQNLKN; from the coding sequence ATGAACATTGCTCCTTTAGACCTGATCTTATTACTCGGCAGCTTGCAAGGCATCATCTTGTTCTTTCTGTTGTGGTATAACCCGAAAGGCCCGCGTTTGCCCAACAAATTATTGGCTTCCCTGATGGGCTTAATGGGATTGATGAGTTTTGCGGTGGGTGTTCCGGTAGCCAATATCTGGATCAGCCACATGCTGGATTTGCTGCCGTTTATTGTAGCCATGCCGTTGGGGCCACTCCTCTATTTCTACGCAAAAGCTTTGCTGCAACCCGATTTTCAGATGGGGCGCCGGGAGAAGTACCACTTTTACCCCGTGGTTATTGATTTTGGCGCGAAGCTAATCGGCTGGACTTTTATATTCGGCGTTTTGCTGGGTGCGTTTGATCCGCAAAATAGTTTGCCCTGGGCCAACGCCATGGATGCCTACAATACCTATTCCGATATTCCGCGTTGGATTTCGTTGACTACTTACCTGTGGTTTACGCACCGCTTGCTGTCGCGCCAAACCAAAACCGACGAGAACCTGCCCGAAGAACAGCAACACCACATTGGCTGGCTGAAACCTTTGGTGCGCGTTTTCTTTGTTTTTCAGTTGATCTGGTTGGTGCATTTAATTCCGTACATTATTCCGGCTACCCGCAACGGCTTACTCGACACTTTTGGCTGGTACCCGATTTACATTCCGATAACTATTTTAATTTATTGGATTGGTTTACGAGGCTATTTTCATACCCAGAAAAATTTTACAGCCAACAACCGCAAAGTTCCGGCTACTCTTTTACCCGCCGAAACGGCTAACGAAACCATTCACTTATTACAAAAAGCCATGGCCACCGACCAGTTGTACCTGGACCCCGAGCTAACCGTAGAAAAATTAGGGCGTCACGTGGGTATTCCGGCTAAAATTATTTCGGCGGTTTTAAACCAGCACCTGCAAAAAAGCTTTAACACCTTCGTGAACGGGTACCGGGTGGCCGAAATAAAAAAGCGTTTACTCGACCCGGTAAATCAATCCTCAACTTTGGTGGGCATTGCCTTTGATTGCGGCTTTAACTCCCAGGCAACTTTCCAACGCGCCTTCCGGAGCGAAACCAACCAATCGCCCAAAGAATTTATCGCGGGGCAGCTCCAAAATTTAAAAAATTAG
- a CDS encoding 3-hydroxyanthranilate 3,4-dioxygenase codes for MIRPLNFHTWIEEHRHLLKPPVGNAQVFRDNKDFIVMVVGGPNARKDYHYNEGEEFFYQLEGDIVLKVIEDGKPVDIPIREGEIFLLPGGTPHSPRRPANTVGLVMERYRREGEQDGFLWFCENCGNKLYEEYLVVTDIVQQLPVVMNNFFANEEHRTCKNCGTVMEPPVKSS; via the coding sequence ATGATCAGACCGTTGAATTTTCATACCTGGATTGAGGAGCACCGCCATTTGTTAAAACCACCGGTTGGCAATGCCCAGGTATTCCGGGATAATAAAGATTTTATTGTAATGGTAGTGGGTGGCCCCAATGCCCGCAAAGATTATCATTACAACGAAGGCGAAGAGTTTTTTTACCAGCTTGAAGGCGATATTGTACTCAAAGTAATAGAAGACGGCAAACCCGTGGATATTCCGATCCGGGAAGGCGAAATATTTTTGTTACCTGGCGGTACACCGCATTCCCCGCGCCGACCGGCCAACACGGTGGGCTTGGTAATGGAACGTTACCGCCGCGAAGGGGAACAGGACGGCTTCCTGTGGTTCTGCGAGAATTGCGGCAATAAGCTCTACGAGGAGTATTTAGTGGTAACCGATATTGTGCAACAACTGCCGGTAGTGATGAATAATTTCTTTGCCAACGAAGAACACCGGACCTGTAAAAACTGCGGTACCGTTATGGAGCCGCCGGTAAAAAGCAGTTAA
- a CDS encoding M1 family aminopeptidase — protein sequence MKKIFQLPFLFTFIFLYYLAPPTVAQEASLTLTGKIVNGETNEPVPFASISIGKSGTGTSSNAEGKFTVKIPAARQQDTLLITYVGYTVFRQAIPKIKNQPLLLKLKPAGITLTEVVINGKQKTALDILREAIAAIPLNYDTTSVQLTAFYREDVKLEDYPIAYNESVLDVRKPPYHTLTEQEQVRMIKGRKKQYDHSRLRLHGYLDMPNGMHRLLRDDFVKYQMGAGPGSFTGKIALKAYAYKLLGIVPEGNRRVYVIEIIPRKNARHAHIAGKVYIDVNTLAFTKAEWVLTQRGIDYDNNRNFLLKQLSYKVAKLSHKLTYLKETTTYSYHNNKWYLKDKHRHYEMRVNSKSRGIHNQLWTADTDITITNIGPKNIPPFTEGDIYQTQNSLNGLIQNDDDPAFWENYNIVQPAADTIFREKAEEKTTVTSANIPAIRVSNRTNGFTRADTLRGKLTTLRSYDVLFYHLEVAVDIPNKSIRGSNKIRFRVTEPLAKMQVDLYANMNIHAVKYRGMELKYTREFDAVFIQLPETLPANSQHEVEIAYSGQPQVPNFKIPMHGGFLWEQDRNGHPWVQVACQGSGASLWWPNKDHLSDEPDSMRISVTVPSDLTEISNGRLLRKVPLANNQTRYEWYVSYPINNYNVTLNIGKYTHLQDTYGNSPALTLDYYAKTEHLDKARWVFSQVKPMLATLEKHYGKYPFPRDGFTLMESLHPMEHQSAVTFGRLPDGELDSVNTMKLVWHEVSHEWWGNNVTCKDVADMWLHEAFATYTEGVFFKNKFGKDAELGYAQSLQEQAVNQEPIIGQYDVNHIFYNIEDMYSKGALMLHTFRNVLNNDDLWFAILRGIQQEFSYKTVTSADIIRYINQQTKTDYNYFFNQYLKFTNIPTLQVKFGAQGQTLVLHYRWQTDVPNFKMPVKVTKAAGKYSFIFPTTAWQTMRLPNLSPEDFEVDQNRFYIKVAQEEM from the coding sequence ATGAAAAAGATTTTCCAACTCCCTTTTCTATTCACCTTTATTTTCCTGTATTACCTGGCTCCGCCCACCGTTGCGCAGGAAGCAAGCTTAACGCTTACCGGCAAAATTGTAAACGGCGAAACCAACGAGCCTGTTCCCTTTGCCAGCATCAGCATCGGGAAGAGTGGAACCGGCACCAGTTCCAACGCGGAAGGTAAATTTACGGTTAAAATACCGGCGGCCCGGCAACAAGATACTTTGCTGATAACTTACGTCGGCTATACCGTATTTCGGCAAGCCATCCCGAAAATTAAAAATCAACCCTTACTCCTGAAATTAAAACCAGCGGGTATCACCTTAACCGAAGTAGTTATCAATGGGAAACAGAAAACGGCATTAGATATCTTACGCGAAGCCATTGCGGCCATTCCCCTAAATTACGATACTACCTCGGTGCAACTCACCGCCTTTTACCGCGAAGATGTAAAACTCGAAGATTACCCGATTGCTTATAACGAGTCGGTGCTCGATGTGCGCAAACCGCCATACCATACCTTAACCGAACAAGAACAGGTAAGAATGATTAAAGGCCGCAAAAAACAGTATGATCATTCCCGTTTAAGGCTGCACGGCTATTTAGATATGCCGAACGGCATGCACCGTTTATTACGCGATGATTTTGTAAAATACCAAATGGGTGCAGGCCCAGGTTCCTTTACAGGTAAAATTGCCCTGAAAGCCTATGCGTATAAACTACTCGGAATTGTTCCGGAAGGCAACCGGCGGGTATATGTGATTGAGATTATTCCGCGTAAAAACGCCCGCCATGCCCATATAGCCGGAAAGGTTTACATTGATGTGAACACCCTGGCGTTTACCAAGGCGGAGTGGGTGCTGACGCAAAGAGGGATTGACTATGATAATAACCGTAATTTTTTGTTAAAACAGTTAAGTTACAAAGTAGCCAAACTGAGCCATAAACTAACTTATTTAAAAGAAACCACTACTTACAGCTACCATAACAATAAATGGTACCTGAAAGATAAGCACCGCCACTACGAAATGCGGGTAAACAGCAAATCGCGCGGCATCCACAACCAACTATGGACGGCTGATACCGATATTACCATTACCAACATTGGCCCGAAAAACATACCGCCCTTCACCGAAGGCGATATTTATCAAACCCAAAACTCCCTGAACGGCTTAATCCAAAATGACGACGACCCGGCTTTTTGGGAAAACTATAATATCGTACAGCCTGCCGCGGATACTATTTTCAGGGAGAAAGCGGAAGAAAAAACTACGGTGACATCCGCCAATATTCCCGCTATCAGAGTTTCCAACCGCACCAATGGCTTTACCAGGGCCGATACTTTACGCGGCAAACTTACTACCTTGCGTAGCTACGACGTTCTGTTTTACCATTTAGAGGTAGCCGTAGATATCCCGAATAAATCGATCCGCGGCAGTAACAAAATCCGGTTCCGGGTAACCGAACCCTTAGCTAAAATGCAGGTAGATTTATACGCCAACATGAACATCCATGCGGTAAAATACCGTGGAATGGAACTGAAATATACCCGCGAGTTTGATGCCGTATTTATTCAATTACCAGAAACCTTACCGGCCAATTCGCAGCACGAAGTAGAAATAGCTTATTCCGGACAGCCGCAGGTACCGAATTTTAAAATTCCGATGCACGGTGGCTTCTTGTGGGAGCAAGACCGCAACGGCCACCCGTGGGTGCAGGTAGCTTGTCAGGGTTCCGGCGCTAGTTTGTGGTGGCCCAACAAAGACCACCTCTCCGACGAACCCGACAGCATGCGCATCAGCGTAACGGTACCCAGTGATTTAACGGAAATCTCGAATGGTCGCTTGCTCCGAAAAGTACCCTTGGCCAACAACCAAACCCGCTACGAGTGGTACGTGAGCTATCCCATTAACAATTACAACGTTACCTTAAACATCGGCAAATACACGCACCTGCAAGATACTTACGGTAACAGCCCTGCTTTAACCTTAGATTATTACGCCAAAACCGAACACCTGGATAAAGCCCGTTGGGTATTTAGCCAGGTAAAACCCATGCTGGCCACCCTCGAAAAACACTATGGCAAATACCCCTTCCCGCGCGATGGCTTTACCTTAATGGAATCGTTGCACCCCATGGAACACCAGAGCGCCGTTACCTTCGGCCGTTTGCCCGACGGAGAACTGGACTCCGTAAATACGATGAAATTAGTGTGGCACGAGGTGTCGCATGAGTGGTGGGGCAATAACGTAACTTGTAAAGATGTAGCGGATATGTGGCTCCACGAAGCCTTTGCTACCTACACCGAAGGAGTATTTTTTAAAAATAAATTCGGGAAAGACGCGGAGTTAGGTTATGCGCAAAGCTTGCAGGAACAAGCCGTAAACCAGGAACCTATCATTGGCCAGTACGACGTGAACCATATTTTTTATAACATCGAAGACATGTACAGCAAAGGTGCTTTAATGCTGCATACTTTCCGAAATGTACTAAACAATGATGATCTTTGGTTCGCGATCCTGCGCGGCATACAGCAGGAGTTTAGCTATAAAACGGTTACCTCCGCAGATATAATCCGGTACATTAACCAGCAAACCAAAACCGATTACAACTACTTTTTTAACCAATATTTAAAATTTACGAACATTCCTACTTTACAAGTAAAATTCGGGGCGCAAGGGCAAACTTTAGTGCTCCATTACCGGTGGCAAACGGATGTTCCCAATTTTAAAATGCCGGTAAAAGTTACCAAAGCTGCGGGGAAGTATAGCTTTATTTTTCCTACAACTGCCTGGCAAACCATGCGCTTGCCTAACCTATCTCCGGAAGATTTTGAAGTAGACCAGAACCGGTTTTACATAAAAGTAGCACAAGAAGAAATGTAG
- a CDS encoding transposase gives MVYKEHKQYRLPGYKYDATGIYFVTICVKDRLPVLSTVGTCRGTFLPSRGMFSHDRTLLPENNIALSTCKTLLPDNYQDQNAIELILSPIGEVAQHFWQEIPNRFPAASLDEWVIMPDHVHGLIQLGDGLETGKKENAENVPQGEHAPRRVPTEKGLQPLKRGSLSSIVNHFKGNVKRWCNQNGYEEFAWQPRFYDHIVRNDQDLIRIREYIRQNPERWLIKDNP, from the coding sequence ATGGTTTATAAGGAACACAAACAATACCGTTTACCAGGATATAAATACGACGCTACCGGTATTTATTTTGTAACTATTTGTGTAAAAGATCGCCTACCTGTTTTATCCACCGTAGGAACGTGCCGCGGCACGTTCCTACCAAGCCGCGGCATGTTCTCCCATGACCGCACGTTATTACCTGAAAATAACATTGCGCTCTCAACCTGTAAAACGTTGCTGCCGGATAATTACCAAGATCAAAATGCTATCGAATTAATCTTATCTCCCATCGGCGAGGTAGCTCAGCATTTCTGGCAGGAAATTCCAAACCGTTTCCCAGCGGCAAGTCTGGATGAATGGGTAATTATGCCGGATCATGTGCATGGCTTAATTCAATTGGGTGATGGGTTAGAAACCGGTAAAAAAGAGAATGCGGAGAACGTTCCGCAGGGTGAGCACGCGCCACGGCGCGTGCCTACAGAAAAAGGCCTACAACCTTTGAAACGTGGCTCTTTGTCTTCCATTGTTAACCATTTTAAGGGCAATGTAAAAAGATGGTGCAATCAAAATGGGTACGAAGAATTTGCCTGGCAGCCGCGGTTCTACGATCATATCGTGCGAAACGATCAGGATCTTATTCGTATCCGGGAATACATCCGGCAAAATCCGGAACGATGGCTTATAAAAGATAATCCGTAG